The following are encoded in a window of Mycobacterium sp. ELW1 genomic DNA:
- a CDS encoding lipoprotein LpqH — protein sequence MKRILAVGVGVLGCSMLLMACSDNNSSSKGSSSATGAAPTSVSVASSGKTSVKVEGNDLQGLDLNSVTCVKQGGTINIASGAVGGQQGLGVVMKDGQPPTVQSLGMVVDGNALAVSDNMGMKTGSADVKVDGDTYTITGEAAGADMKNPMAGMISKKFEISVTCK from the coding sequence GTGAAGCGAATTCTCGCGGTCGGTGTCGGCGTGCTCGGCTGCAGCATGCTGCTCATGGCTTGCTCCGACAACAACAGCAGCAGCAAGGGCTCCAGCTCGGCGACGGGCGCCGCGCCCACCAGTGTCTCGGTGGCCTCAAGCGGGAAGACGTCGGTCAAGGTCGAGGGAAATGACCTGCAGGGCCTGGACCTGAACTCCGTGACGTGCGTGAAGCAGGGCGGCACGATCAACATCGCCAGCGGCGCGGTGGGCGGCCAGCAGGGTCTCGGTGTGGTCATGAAGGACGGCCAGCCGCCGACCGTGCAGTCCCTCGGGATGGTCGTCGACGGCAACGCGCTCGCGGTGAGCGACAACATGGGCATGAAGACCGGTTCTGCGGATGTGAAGGTGGACGGCGACACCTACACCATCACCGGTGAGGCAGCCGGCGCGGACATGAAGAACCCGATGGCCGGGATGATCAGCAAGAAGTTCGAAATCTCCGTCACCTGCAAGTGA